The following proteins are co-located in the Zonotrichia albicollis isolate bZonAlb1 chromosome 1, bZonAlb1.hap1, whole genome shotgun sequence genome:
- the LY96 gene encoding lymphocyte antigen 96 gives MFELLFFILFTPGVSELICTSSDLEMSYTFCDSTAHSFKFNLTPCSTRNKPVWKAALTWIPRSDIHFLKIVFNVWYDGAKALLWKDVLCSGTDDEYSLCGTLKGETLESAFDIKGSRLEFPKGDYSIVVQGFSDDSENNMLICVNVTMIVK, from the exons ATGTTTGAactcctttttttcattttatttaccCCTGGAGTCAGTGAATTAATTTGTACATCATCAGATCTTGAAATGTCGTATACTTTTTGTG attCTACAGCTCATTCTTTCAAGTTTAATCTGACACCTTGCAGCACAAGGAACAAACCTGTCTGGAAGGCTGCTCTTACCTGGATTCCAA GAAGTGACATTCACTTTTTGAAGATTGTCTTCAATGTCTGGTATGATGGTGCCAAAGCACTCCTCTGGAAGGACGTCCTCTGCAGTGGAACTGACGATGAATACTCACTGTGCGGAACGCTGAAAGGAG AAACACTTGAATCAGCATTTGACATTAAAGGCTCAAGATTAGAATTTCCAAAG GGCGACTATAGTATTGTTGTGCAAGGATTCTCTGATGATTCTGAGAATAATATGCTCATATGCGTGAATGTCACCATGATAGTGAAATAA